From a region of the Mercurialis annua linkage group LG1-X, ddMerAnnu1.2, whole genome shotgun sequence genome:
- the LOC126664241 gene encoding uncharacterized protein LOC126664241, producing the protein MEDRCSSSMGKTSRSGLPQGRRSRLPWKTDLHEELGIFIAQFLLPKFAPNFLFRVICSLLLKLLCGARVCNTCIRFISPMDFPNPKAYKRAPLSTEKISYSQSLKEQNPPLHCLKLLVLLLLLMADPKRTNTSIPRKKKPTTKKISLTPVLEEDVDTQVISGQNFTSPRPIGPLVIREPDYNVVAQSQERHCYGKGKQKLFQEDGSQTQGGTLNGNHMFHMIDINAPLLVSRGEASSSRQQPTGNSPAFRSPTQKSPVSEMINQTVQLKITEPSLILHVKAESHSGGKRWMLALKVISKKIFSITTVKSDIQDKWKLRGEFAMAKHDMNMFSLRLSTQEDYDMVLEERPWCIHSQLVNVKEWPSDIPMSDVDFTTSPFWIQMKGLPPNQINEENGLLIAGLFHRFLELDMDPFAPLWRQQLLRLRAEVSVTDPFLAGFNNVVADGKKVWIKFRYEKLPDICFYCGMLGHNRNFCDTKNMEEQAGTAFVGKYRYGLFMRASPMVRARELAQVIEAKRRIQELQQELANNAGVFNTGLNGNQLEPFTDQEFVNTDLYMNADYFNNVTDFQIPQDPHVSNFLQASFSELTNMEPTDIHPLIHTRTTATHISEITPNPQKLLHQTTHQNMRLPKGILNQLTPQVQKKITGVADPRDIPMENQVELVVK; encoded by the exons atggaagaccggtgctcgtcttccatggggaagactaGCAGATCTGGTCTTCCTCAAGGAAGACGatctcgtcttccatggaagaccg ACTTGCATGAAGAATTAGGGATTTTCATTGCTCAGTTCCTTCTCCCCAAATTCGC CCCTAATTTCCTATTTCGTGTAATTTGCTCTCTCCTTCTGAAATTGCTTTGTGGTGCTCGAGTCTGCAATACCTGTATTCGGTTCATATCCCCCATGGATTTCCCTAATCCAAAAGCATATAAAAGGGCTCCGCTCTCCACAGAAAAAATTTCATACTCTCAATCCCTTAAGGAGCAAAACCCACCCTTGCATTGTCTAAAACTCCTGGTGCTCCTGCTCCTTCTTATGGCAGACCCGAAGCGCACAAACACCTCCATTCCTCGGAAGAAGAAACCAACCACCAAGAAAATCAGCTTAACCCCGGTGCTTGAAGAAGATGTGGACACCCAGGTGATATCGGGACAGAACTTTACCAGCCCTCGGCCTATTGGTCCATTGGTGATCAGAGAACCTGATTATAATGTAGTAGCTCAATCTCAAGAGCGGCACTGTTATGGGAAAGGCAAGCAGAAGCTTTTCCAGGAGGATGGATCCCAGACTCAAGGGGGGACGTTGAATGGAAATCACATGTTCCACATGATTGATATTAATGCCCCTTTGTTGGTCAGCAGAGGTGAGGCCTCCTCATCTAGACAACAGCCAACTGGAAACAGCCCCGCCTTTCGGAGTCCGACGCAGAAGAGCCCAGTCTCAGAAATGATTAACCAAACTGTGCAACTCAAAATCACCGAACCGTCCTTGATTCTTCATGTCAAAGCAGAGTCACATTCAGGAGGGAAGAGATGGATGCTGGCACTCAAAGTGATTTCCAAGAAGATCTTCAGTATTACCACAGTTAAGAGTGACATTCAAGACAAATGGAAGTTGAGGGGGGAATTTGCGATGGCAAAGCATGACATGAATATGTTCTCTCTTCGTCTTTCTACCCAAGAGGACTATGACATGGTCCTGGAAGAGAGACCCTGGTGCATTCATAGCCAACTCGTCAATGTGAAGGAATGGCCAAGTGACATCCCTATGTCTGACGTGGACTTTACAACTTCCCCATTCTGGATCCAGATGAAGGGCCTGCCTCCAAACCAGATCAACGAAGAGAATGGTCTATTGATTGCTGGCCTATTTCACAGGTTCCTTGAGCTAGATATGGACCCTTTTGCGCCTCTCTGGAGACAGCAACTCCTTCGTCTTAGAGCAGAGGTATCAGTGACTGACCCCTTCTTGGCTGGTTTCAATAATGTGGTTGCAGATGGAAAGAAAGTGTGGATAAAATTCAGATATGAGAAGCTCCCAGACATATGCTTCTATTGCGGAATGTTAGGGCATAACAGAAACTTTTGTGACACTAAAAATATGGAGGAGCAAGCTGGCACTGCTTTCGTGGGTAAGTACAGATATGGATTGTTCATGAGGGCATCTCCCATGGTTCGTGCCAGAGAGCTAGCCCAGGTCATCGAGGCCAAACGCCGAATCCAGGAGCTGCAACAGGAACTGGCCAACAATGCTGGAGTCTTCAACACTGGCTTGAATGGGAACCAGCTGGAGCCTTTCACAGATCAGGAGTTTGTGAATACTGACCTATATATGAATGCTGATTATTTCAATAATGTCACAGATTTTCAGATCCCCCAGGACCCTCACGTCTCAAATTTCCTACAAGCAAGCTTTTCAGAACTCACCAACATGGAGCCTACTGATATTCATCCGCTCATTCACACGAGGACAACAGCAACACACATTTCAGAGATCACTCCTAACCCACAGAAACTGTTGCACCAGACGACCCATCAGAACATGAGGCTCCCCAAAGGCATCCTAAACCAATTAACTCCCCAGGTTCAAAAAAAGATCACTGGTGTGGCTGATCCCAGAGATATCCCTATGGAAAATCAAGTGGAGCTTGTGGTGAAATAA